A window of Tripterygium wilfordii isolate XIE 37 chromosome 7, ASM1340144v1, whole genome shotgun sequence contains these coding sequences:
- the LOC120002439 gene encoding uncharacterized protein LOC120002439 isoform X2: MNVEDGLPVPPRGIESFESNRNGDALSPEDIAWADSCLIKDPEISDGDWNTLKDVLLEIISSQPESFDSFVLRSDSFPGVTDMEILPSNEEAENAKFLRATDLDNVVPYNEVAEVTGYGLRNEGSSISLSQNLEENPSEETLRSAFLPTYKEAQIASEATASGFDLGLSAYELEPSTEDIFKVWELEIPDEEDKLVEQLKKALSRGASPSPPSFDDSGAWKDLQVESIDDLVAGIADLSLNQLSS, translated from the coding sequence ATGAATGTTGAAGATGGCCTCCCTGTGCCTCCTCGTGGCATTGAGTCTTTCGAGTCTAACCGAAATGGAGATGCGCTCTCCCCTGAAGATATAGCTTGGGCCGATTCTTGCCTGATTAAAGATCCTGAAATTTCTGATGGTGATTGGAATACTTTAAAGGATGTGCTATTGGAAATTATCAGTTCTCAACCTGAATCATTCGACtcttttgttcttagaagtgacaGTTTCCCTGGAGTAACTGACATGGAGATCCTTCCATCCAATGAAGAGGCAGAAAATGCCAAGTTTCTGAGAGCAACTGATCTTGATAATGTTGTTCCATACAATGAAGTAGCAGAAGTAACCGGTTATGGTCTTAGAAATGAAGGAAGTAGCATTTCACTGTCACAAAATTTAGAGGAAAACCCCTCTGAAGAAACTCTGAGATCTGCTTTTCTTCCTACATATAAGGAAGCCCAGATTGCCAGCGAAGCCACTGCTTCAGGATTTGACTTGGGTCTTTCAGCTTATGAGTTGGAGCCATCAACAGAGGATATATTCAAGGTCTGGGAACTGGAGATCCCAGATGAGGAAGATAAGCTTGTCGAACAGTTGAAAAAGGCCCTTTCTAGAGGTGCCTCACCATCGCCACCATCATTCGATGATTCAGGGGCATGGAAGGATTTACAAGTAGAATCCATAGATGATCTAGTTGCTGGCATTGCAGACCTGTCTTTGAATCAACTTTCCAGTTAG
- the LOC120002743 gene encoding uncharacterized protein LOC120002743 isoform X2, which yields MQGMPLLFFGSQFQIPESNLRWHTQNPPPRLNSCSIYSAKGHALPNYIVGETKSEASKEGRNLADFKYACVGYSIYLENKDSLTDQKNRPAELPFCVGVEVLLDKRPSTAGHVPAHVHKSGDGATVPEHRPTTHSTGEDFLSRFKRSAGLVASGVVRNANRVGNHIKQSLDDMLFRRPK from the exons ATGCAAGGGATGCCTCTACTATTCTTCGGTTCTCAATTCCAAATCCCGGAGTCCAACCTGCGTTGGCATACCCAGAACCCTCCCCCAAG GTTAAATTCCTGTAGCATATATTCAGCTAAGGGACATGCTT TGCCTAACTATATTGTGGGAGAAACCAAGTCAGAAGCTTCAAAAGAGGGCCGCAATCTTGCGGACTTCAAGTATGCTTGTGTTGGGTACTCAATATACTTGGAAAATAAAGATTCTTTGACCGATCAGAAGAATAGACCAGCAGAATTGCCATTCTGTGTTGGTGTCGAG GTATTGCTGGATAAAAGACCTTCAACAGCTGGCCATGTTCCTGCTCACGTTCATAAGAGTGGAG ACGGTGCTACTGTTCCTGAACACAGGCCAACAACTCATTCCACAGGGGAGGACTTCTTAAGTAG GTTCAAAAGAAGTGCAGGCCTTGTTGCATCAGGAGTTGTAAGAAATGCCAACAGAGTGGGCAACCACATAAAGCAGAGTCTGGATGACATGTTGTTTAGACGACCCAAATGA
- the LOC120002547 gene encoding probable aspartic protease At2g35615: MPHLILILILSLSKAFSQSLTFQKETYFSIDLIHRDSPLSPLYNPSVTQSELMKKAALRSLNRANFFHSSMHINDNKVMSSLTEIEGDYIMKIYIGSPPVGFLAIADTGSNLIWTQCASSNRNQHKNGKFFNTLKSTTYDTVLYGSEFCEALRKKWSGFLNSCEYNHTYMDGSYTTGILGNDTVYLNKTSNEVIDFHGVVFGCSEKNYIHHANFAIQGIVGLGPGFLSLISQLKTSIEPIFSYCLVPITSTLANKLRFGVGAKISGTGVVSTQLVPKDPLDHYYVKLESVGIGEKGTSRNQLPSNVMIDSGTTLTILHTSLYNDLKALVQDVIGGSPVVNPPEQFNLCYELQSINLDDLPEMVFHFSGADLHLKHEHTFTTYEDNLICMTIVPNDHISILGSLAQVNLQVEIDLRNNQVSFAEADCSTF, encoded by the coding sequence ATGCCTCATTTGATCTTGATTCTTATTCTTTCTTTGTCCAAAGCCTTTAGTCAATCCCTAACTTTCCAGAAAGAAACTTATTTCAGCATCGATCTTATTCACCGTGATTCACCATTATCTCCACTTTACAATCCTTCTGTCACTCAGTCGGAGCTTATGAAGAAGGCCGCACTGCGTTCCCTTAATAGAGCCAACTTCTTTCACTCATCTATGCATATCAATGATAATAAAGTTATGTCATCGCTCACTGAAATTGAAGGTGACTATATCATGAAGATTTATATTGGTTCCCCACCTGTTGGATTTCTTGCTATTGCAGACACAGGAAGTAACCTTATATGGACACAATGTGCTTCTTCTAATAGAAACCAGCATAAAAATGGAAAGTTCTTTAATACGCTAAAGTCGACCACCTATGATACCGTTCTTTATGGCTCAGAATTTTGTGAGGCGCTGCGCAAAAAGTGGAGTGGGTTCTTGAACTCCTGCGAATACAACCATACTTACATGGATGGTTCATATACAACAGGAATACTAGGTAATGACACAGTCTACTTAAATAAAACTAGCAATGAAGTAATTGATTTTCATGGAGTAGTGTTTGGATGTAgtgaaaaaaattacatacatCATGCAAATTTTGCTATTCAAGGTATTGTTGGCCTTGGACCAGGGTTTTTGTCATTAATTTCTCAATTGAAAACCTCAATAGAGCCCATATTTTCCTATTGTTTAGTTCCTATAACATCAACACTTGCTAATAAGTTGAGATTTGGAGTGGGAGCAAAAATTTCTGGGACAGGAGTTGTCTCAACTCAACTTGTACCCAAAGATCCCCTTGATCATTACTATGTCAAGCTTGAAAGTGTTGGCATAGGAGAAAAGGGAACAAGTAGAAATCAACTCCCAAGTAACGTCATGATAGATTCCGGAACAACTCTTACAATCTTACATACAAGTCTTTACAACGATCTCAAAGCTCTCGTTCAAGATGTGATTGGTGGTAGCCCAGTAGTAAATCCACCAGAACAATTTAATTTGTGCTACGAACTCCAATCCATAAACCTTGATGACCTTCCAGAAATGGTCTTCCATTTTAGCGGCGCAGACCTTCATTTAAAACATGAACACACATTTACAACGTATGAAGATAATTTGATTTGCATGACAATAGTCCCAAATGATCATATTTCGATTCTCGGGAGTTTGGCACAAGTGAACTTACAAGTGGAGATTGACCTCCGAAATAACCAAGTCTCTTTCGCTGAAGCAGATTGCAGCACATTTTGA
- the LOC120002439 gene encoding uncharacterized protein LOC120002439 isoform X1, with translation MLVAMNVEDGLPVPPRGIESFESNRNGDALSPEDIAWADSCLIKDPEISDGDWNTLKDVLLEIISSQPESFDSFVLRSDSFPGVTDMEILPSNEEAENAKFLRATDLDNVVPYNEVAEVTGYGLRNEGSSISLSQNLEENPSEETLRSAFLPTYKEAQIASEATASGFDLGLSAYELEPSTEDIFKVWELEIPDEEDKLVEQLKKALSRGASPSPPSFDDSGAWKDLQVESIDDLVAGIADLSLNQLSS, from the exons AT GCTTGTAGCCATGAATGTTGAAGATGGCCTCCCTGTGCCTCCTCGTGGCATTGAGTCTTTCGAGTCTAACCGAAATGGAGATGCGCTCTCCCCTGAAGATATAGCTTGGGCCGATTCTTGCCTGATTAAAGATCCTGAAATTTCTGATGGTGATTGGAATACTTTAAAGGATGTGCTATTGGAAATTATCAGTTCTCAACCTGAATCATTCGACtcttttgttcttagaagtgacaGTTTCCCTGGAGTAACTGACATGGAGATCCTTCCATCCAATGAAGAGGCAGAAAATGCCAAGTTTCTGAGAGCAACTGATCTTGATAATGTTGTTCCATACAATGAAGTAGCAGAAGTAACCGGTTATGGTCTTAGAAATGAAGGAAGTAGCATTTCACTGTCACAAAATTTAGAGGAAAACCCCTCTGAAGAAACTCTGAGATCTGCTTTTCTTCCTACATATAAGGAAGCCCAGATTGCCAGCGAAGCCACTGCTTCAGGATTTGACTTGGGTCTTTCAGCTTATGAGTTGGAGCCATCAACAGAGGATATATTCAAGGTCTGGGAACTGGAGATCCCAGATGAGGAAGATAAGCTTGTCGAACAGTTGAAAAAGGCCCTTTCTAGAGGTGCCTCACCATCGCCACCATCATTCGATGATTCAGGGGCATGGAAGGATTTACAAGTAGAATCCATAGATGATCTAGTTGCTGGCATTGCAGACCTGTCTTTGAATCAACTTTCCAGTTAG
- the LOC120002793 gene encoding B-box zinc finger protein 19-like: MRTLCDVCENAAAILFCAADEAALCRACDEKVHMCNKLASRHVRVGLAEPSEVPRCDICENAPAFFYCEIDGSSLCLQCDMIVHVGGKRTHERYLLLRQRAEFPGDKTSHLEELGLQLSDKNDVRKDQNMPSKLTMKENQQNHRGSPIPMLENNFDGDSKVDNNLIDLNTRPERIHGQPSTNQGVDVLVGNNHDSASVVPFGSVKSEPEK; the protein is encoded by the exons atgCGAACGCTTTGCGATGTGTGCGAGAACGCAGCCGCGATTCTCTTCTGCGCCGCCGATGAGGCTGCTCTTTGCCGTGCCTGCGACGAAAAg GTCCATATGTGTAATAAGCTTGCCAGTAGACATGTACGAGTTGGGCTAGCTGAACCCAGTGAAGTTCCACGCTGTGATATATGTGAGAATGCGCCCG CTTTCTTTTACTGTGAGATAGACGGTAGTTCGCTTTGCCTGCAATGTGATATGATTGTACATGTTGGTGGCAAAAGAACCCATGAGAGATATCTCCTCTTGAGGCAAAGAGCTGAG TTTCCAGGGGATAAAACTTCTCATTTGGAGGAGTTAGGGCTGCAACTTTCTGATAAAAATGATGTAAGAAAGGACCAAAATATGCCTTCTAAATTAACAATGAAAGAAAACCAGCAAAATCACCGGGGCTCCCCTATTCCAATGCTAGAAAATAATTTCGATGGCGATAGCAAGGTGGATAATAATTTGATTGATCTTAACACTAGGCCCGAAAGGATACATGGGCAACCTTCAACTAATCAG GGAGTGGACGTTTTGGTTGGCAACAATCATGACTCTGCTAGTGTGGTTCCTTTTGGGTCCGTCAAAAGTGAGCCTGAGAAATGA
- the LOC120002743 gene encoding uncharacterized protein LOC120002743 isoform X1: MEVNRREEGRDPQIENPSGPNNNQSKVYKGKSCKGCLYYSSVLNSKSRSPTCVGIPRTLPQVPNYIVGETKSEASKEGRNLADFKYACVGYSIYLENKDSLTDQKNRPAELPFCVGVEVLLDKRPSTAGHVPAHVHKSGDGATVPEHRPTTHSTGEDFLSRFKRSAGLVASGVVRNANRVGNHIKQSLDDMLFRRPK, from the exons ATGGAGGTGAATAgaagagaagaaggaagagatCCTCAAATTGAGAACCCTAGCGGCCCCAATAACAATCAGAGCAAAGTATACAAGGGAAAGTCATGCAAGGGATGCCTCTACTATTCTTCGGTTCTCAATTCCAAATCCCGGAGTCCAACCTGCGTTGGCATACCCAGAACCCTCCCCCAAG TGCCTAACTATATTGTGGGAGAAACCAAGTCAGAAGCTTCAAAAGAGGGCCGCAATCTTGCGGACTTCAAGTATGCTTGTGTTGGGTACTCAATATACTTGGAAAATAAAGATTCTTTGACCGATCAGAAGAATAGACCAGCAGAATTGCCATTCTGTGTTGGTGTCGAG GTATTGCTGGATAAAAGACCTTCAACAGCTGGCCATGTTCCTGCTCACGTTCATAAGAGTGGAG ACGGTGCTACTGTTCCTGAACACAGGCCAACAACTCATTCCACAGGGGAGGACTTCTTAAGTAG GTTCAAAAGAAGTGCAGGCCTTGTTGCATCAGGAGTTGTAAGAAATGCCAACAGAGTGGGCAACCACATAAAGCAGAGTCTGGATGACATGTTGTTTAGACGACCCAAATGA
- the LOC120002438 gene encoding fructose-bisphosphate aldolase 1, chloroplastic, translated as MASATLLKSSPVLDKSEWVKGQSLTLRQPPVSTVRCHPTSSPALTVRAASSYADELIKTAKTVASKGRGILAMDESNATCGKRLASIGLENTEANRQAYRTLLVTVPGLGQYISGAILFEETLYQSTTDGKKMVDVLVEQNIVPGIKVDKGLVPLAGSNDESWCQGLDGLASRTAAYYQQGARFAKWRTVVSIPNGPSELAVTEAAWGLARYTAIAQDNGLVPIVEPEILLDGEHGIERTFEVAQKVWNKVFFYLAENNVLYEGILLKPSMVTPGAECKDRATPQQVADYTLKLLQRRIPPAVPGIMFLSGGQSEVEATQNLNAMNQSTNPWHVSFSYARALQNTCLKTWGGRPENVKAAQEALLIRAKSNSLAQLGKYTGEGESEEAKKGMFVKGYSY; from the exons ATGGCATCAGCAACTCTTCTCAAGTCATCTCCAGTCCTTGACAAGTCTGAGTGGGTGAAGGGTCAATCCCTGACCCTCCGCCAGCCTCCAGTCTCCACTGTCCGCTGCCACCCCACCTCCTCCCCTGCCCTCACCGTCCGTGCTGCTTCCTCCTACGCAGATGAGCTTATCAAGACTGCA AAAACTGTTGCATCAAAAGGTCGTGGAATCTTGGCGATGGACGAGTCAAATGCTACATGTGGGAAGCGTTTGGCCTCAATTGGGCTTGAAAACACGGAGGCTAACCGTCAAGCCTACAGGACCCTCCTTGTGACAGTCCCAGGACTTGGACAGTACATCTCTGGAGCTATCCTCTTTGAGGAGACGCTGTACCAATCCACCACTGATGGAAAGAAGATGGTTGATGTGCTTGTTGAGCAGAATATTGTCCCTGGCATCAAAGTCGACAAG GGTTTGGTGCCTCTGGCTGGTTCCAATGATGAGTCATGGTGCCAAGGACTTGACGGTTTGGCTTCACGCACAGCTGCTTACTACCAGCAGGGTGCTCGTTTTGCCAAATG GCGTACCGttgtgagcattcccaacggcCCATCTGAATTGGCAGTGACAGAAGCAGCCTGGGGTCTTGCTCGCTACACTGCTATTGCTCAA GACAATGGTTTGGTCCCAATTGTGGAGCCAGAGATCTTGCTTGATGGTGAACATGGCATTGAGAGgacctttgaagttgctcaGAAGGTGTGGAATAAGGTGTTCTTCTACTTGGCTGAGAACAATGTGTTGTATGAGGGTATCCTCCTCAAGCCCAGCATGGTCACTCCTGGTGCTGAGTGCAAGGACAGGGCCACCCCTCAACAAGTTGCTGACTACACCCTCAAGCTCCTCCAGAGGAGAATCCCCCCTGCTGTCCCTGGAATCATG TTTTTGTCTGGTGGGCAATCTGAGGTTGAGGCAACTCAGAACTTGAATGCAATGAACCAGTCTACCAACCCATGGCATGTATCCTTCTCCTATGCTAGAGCCCTCCAGAACACTTGTTTGAAGACATGGGGAGGGAGACCCGAGAATGTTAAGGCAGCTCAGGAGGCACTGCTCATCCGTGCCAAGTCTAACTCTCTTGCTCAGCTCGGAAAATACACCGGCGAGGGTGAGTCAGAGGAGGCCAAGAAAGGCATGTTCGTCAAGGGCTACTCATACTAA